Proteins encoded by one window of Vigna radiata var. radiata cultivar VC1973A chromosome 5, Vradiata_ver6, whole genome shotgun sequence:
- the LOC106762687 gene encoding CBS domain-containing protein CBSCBSPB1 yields the protein MASQTGASRRSISSTRKASESGVSHATSRKSITSLRPVALAGERTVKSLRLTKALTVPETTTIYEACRRMAARRVDALLLTDSNALLCGILTDKDIATRVIAKEINIENTPVSKVMTRNPVFVLSETLAAEALQKMVQGRFRHLPVVENGEVLALLDIAKCLHDAIARMERAAEKGKAIAAAVEGVEKHWGTSESNTSFIETLREQIFKPSLSTIISENSKLVTVSPTDSVLTTTKKMVEFHESCAVVTVNDKPHGIFTSKDILLRVIAQNLSPESTPIEKVMTPNPECVVIDTPIVDALHTMHDGKFLHLPVIDRDGSVVAVVDVIHVTHAAVATVSQVGNNEAATTLMQRFWDSAMALTPNDDDDDTRSDSSLKLASDGGETGRSIPYLSSSMANTFSFKIQDKKGRMHRFTCDTRSMKEVITSIIQRLGDDIDPNNVPQILYEDEDHDKVVLASDNDLATAVDHARTAGLKGLKLHLDYAGPRGNGKSSRSGSYAYSDAWASAYSAAAAGAALVAGLGILTYLKRV from the exons ATGGCAAGTCAAACCGGTGCCTCCCGAAGAAGTATTTCCTCGACGAGGAAAGCCTCCGAATCAGGAGTGTCTCATGCTACTTCTCGAAAATCAATTACCTCTTTGCGACCTGT GGCATTAGCAGGAGAGCGGACTGTGAAATCGTTGCGACTTACAAAGGCCCTGACAGTACCTGAAACAACAACCATCTATGAAGCATGTCGTCGGATGGCTGCCCGTAGAGTGGATGCTCTATTACTAACTGATTCTAATGCTTTACTCTGTGGAATCCTCACGGACAAG GATATTGCAACAAGAGTTATTGCCAAAGAGATTAACATTGAAAACACACCAGTTTCCAAAGTCATGACTAGGAATCCAGTATTTGTCCTTTCTGAAACTCTTGCTGCGGAAGCCCTTCAAAAGATGGTGCAAG GGAGATTCAGACATTTACCTGTGGTGGAGAATGGAGAAGTTTTGGCTTTACTAGACATAGCAAAGTGTTTGCATGACGCCATTGCCCGTATGGAAAGGGCAGctgagaaaggaaaagcaatTGCAGCAGCTGTTGAAGGAGTCGAAAAACACTGGGGAACATCAG AGTCTAATACATCATTCATCGAAACTCTTCGAGAGCAAATATTCAAGCCATCATTGTCTACAATAATTTCTGAGAATTCAAA GCTAGTAACAGTATCACCAACGGACTCAGTTCTGACAACAACAAAGAAGATGGTTGAATTTCATGAGAGTTGCGCTGTTGTGACAGTTAATGACAAACCTCATGGCATCTTTAC TTCAAAAGATATCTTGTTGCGGGTAATTGCACAAAATCTTTCTCCTGAATCAACTCCCATTGAGAag GTTATGACACCAAATCCAGAATGTGTAGTAATTGATACACCCATTGTTGATGCACTTCACACTATGCATGACGGGAAATTTTTGCATCTTCCTGTGATTGATAGAG ATGGCAGTGTAGTTGCTGTGGTCGATGTGATCCATGTTACTCATGCTGCCGTGGCGACAGTAAGTCAG GTTGGGAATAATGAAGCTGCAACCACCTTGATGCAAAGATTTTGGGATTCAGCCATGGCCTTAACtccaaatgatgatgatgacgatacACGAAG TGACAGCTCCTTGAAATTGGCTTCTGATGGAGGAGAAACGGGGAGGTCCATTCCTTATCTTTCATCAAGCATGGCTAATACATTTTCCTTCAAAATACAAGATAAAAAGGGCAGAATGCACAGATTCACATGTG ATACCCGGAGCATGAAAGAGGTTATAACTTCAATCATTCAGAGACTTGGTGATGATATTGATCCTAACAACGTACCCCAAATTCTG taTGAAGATGAAGATCATGATAAAGTTGTATTGGCTTCAGACAATGATCTTGCAACTGCTGTGGATCACGCCCGGACAGCTGGTTTGAAG GGGTTGAAATTGCATTTAGACTACGCAGGACCACGTGGTAATGGGAAAAGTTCGCGTTCAGGAAGTTATGCTTATTCAGATGCATGGGCCTCTGCATATAGTGCCGCTGCAGCTGGAGCTGCACTTGTTGCTGGCTTAGGCATATTAACATACTTGAAGCGAGTTTGA